A section of the Marinoscillum sp. 108 genome encodes:
- a CDS encoding helix-turn-helix domain-containing protein — protein MSSNIRVPKICQHCGNEFIAKTTVTQFCGDLCAKRAYKKRQREKKVQEIPSVASQKSQHNQQKLQDKDFLSISETCELLGASRMTLYRQIKSGTINAAKIGRRTIIKRTEIEKLFQA, from the coding sequence ATGAGCAGCAACATTCGAGTTCCTAAAATCTGTCAGCACTGCGGCAATGAGTTCATTGCCAAGACCACAGTGACCCAATTTTGTGGTGATCTATGTGCCAAACGAGCCTACAAGAAAAGGCAGAGAGAAAAGAAGGTTCAGGAAATTCCCTCAGTTGCTTCTCAGAAATCCCAACACAATCAGCAAAAGCTACAGGACAAGGATTTTCTCAGCATATCCGAAACCTGTGAACTACTTGGAGCAAGTAGAATGACCCTTTACCGCCAGATAAAGAGCGGTACTATCAATGCTGCCAAAATCGGGAGACGTACCATTATCAAGAGAACTGAAATCGAAAAACTGTTTCAAGCATGA
- a CDS encoding helix-turn-helix domain-containing protein, translating into MDEILERLKIIEKHVLDQNLILKNVLNFNEACQYLELSQSHLYKLTSAGSIPYYKPNGKKLYFNRAELDQWLLRNRNSTQDEIDQRAADYLIKKGRVKL; encoded by the coding sequence ATGGACGAAATATTAGAACGTCTCAAAATTATCGAGAAGCATGTTTTAGATCAAAACCTGATTCTCAAAAACGTACTGAACTTCAATGAAGCATGTCAGTACCTTGAATTGTCGCAATCGCACCTGTATAAGTTGACGAGTGCGGGTAGTATTCCATACTACAAACCCAACGGGAAAAAGCTCTATTTCAACCGTGCTGAATTAGACCAGTGGTTGCTTCGCAACCGCAATTCCACGCAGGATGAAATCGATCAGCGAGCTGCCGATTACTTAATCAAAAAAGGGAGAGTGAAGCTATGA
- a CDS encoding BT4734/BF3469 family protein: protein MEISREAILHKTHYGLNIYAYVLRQYYQGETVLSLSGRDCKPTKNPFNADKPTLIVKVVDGCATHTDTEEAIAQGNVFDFASLHFGLSGQELNEKLNEELHLRIGHKNGFYTQEESQPQVVAPVHVKLKAPLFSFYTKPVTNINPTRDIDLVEAYSIIKGDSFATCTSTLRSIQDVKEARKYKAFNFDYVTFSGTFSQRNDKHLRKHSGLLTIDFDHVSDLSGLKAELLKDQYFETELLFVSPSGDGLKWVIPIELTKAKHQDYFKAVANYIQHTYKLEVDQSGKDISRACFLPHDPQAFINPKYL from the coding sequence ATGGAAATAAGTAGAGAAGCCATTTTACACAAGACGCACTACGGCCTGAATATCTATGCCTATGTGTTGCGCCAATACTATCAAGGTGAAACAGTCCTTTCCCTTTCGGGAAGGGACTGTAAACCCACCAAGAACCCTTTCAATGCGGACAAGCCCACATTGATTGTGAAGGTAGTTGACGGATGTGCTACGCACACCGACACAGAAGAAGCCATTGCACAAGGCAATGTCTTTGATTTCGCCTCATTGCATTTTGGCTTATCGGGTCAGGAACTCAATGAAAAGCTGAATGAAGAATTGCATTTGCGCATAGGTCATAAAAATGGCTTTTACACTCAGGAAGAGTCACAACCACAAGTGGTTGCTCCTGTGCATGTGAAGCTAAAAGCTCCGCTTTTCAGCTTCTACACCAAGCCAGTTACCAATATCAATCCAACAAGAGATATTGATTTGGTAGAAGCCTATTCGATTATCAAGGGAGATTCATTTGCTACGTGTACAAGTACACTTCGCAGCATTCAGGATGTCAAGGAAGCCCGTAAGTACAAGGCGTTCAATTTCGATTACGTGACCTTCTCAGGCACTTTCTCACAACGAAATGATAAACACCTTAGAAAGCATTCAGGGCTTCTTACAATTGATTTTGACCATGTAAGCGACCTATCTGGATTGAAAGCGGAATTACTCAAAGACCAGTACTTTGAAACGGAGCTACTGTTTGTATCTCCTTCAGGTGATGGGTTGAAATGGGTAATTCCAATAGAGCTTACAAAGGCAAAACACCAGGACTATTTTAAAGCGGTAGCAAACTACATTCAGCACACTTACAAGCTGGAAGTAGATCAGTCAGGCAAAGACATTTCCAGAGCATGTTTCCTGCCTCACGACCCGCAAGCATTCATTAATCCCAAATACCTGTAG
- a CDS encoding site-specific integrase: protein MKVTLRKRNQGGQTSLYLDYYHQGKRKTEYLKLYLDPNAKTKEQKEVNKKTLQLAETIRAQRQIEIQNGVYGFRDNEKLKGSFTAYLELLANKRKDSPGNYGNWDSMIKHMKAFIPQDISFEFVNREFVQDFKEYLDKKATGHGIQKLSQNSKYSYFNKLRAALKQAVKDGIIPHNPAEGVEAFKQGEPEREFLTLEELQAVVKAECEIPQLKTAFIFSCLTGLRWSDINKLLWSEVQHSNDMGYYIRFRQKKTKGAETLPISEQAFGLLGERQDKDERVFKGLKYSAWHNLKLQQWVMRAGITKTITFHCARHTYATLQLTAGTDIYTVSKLLGHRELKTTQVYAKIIDDKKKEAANKIKLDL, encoded by the coding sequence ATGAAGGTTACACTAAGAAAACGCAATCAAGGTGGCCAGACCAGTTTATACCTGGACTACTATCACCAAGGGAAACGCAAAACGGAGTACCTAAAACTCTACCTCGACCCTAACGCCAAAACCAAAGAGCAAAAGGAAGTCAACAAGAAAACGCTCCAACTGGCTGAGACCATAAGAGCACAGCGACAAATCGAAATCCAAAACGGTGTTTATGGATTCCGTGACAATGAGAAGCTGAAAGGTAGTTTCACCGCCTACCTTGAATTGCTTGCCAATAAACGCAAAGACAGTCCGGGCAACTACGGAAATTGGGATAGTATGATCAAGCACATGAAGGCATTTATACCACAGGATATTTCCTTTGAGTTCGTGAATCGTGAGTTTGTCCAGGACTTCAAAGAATACCTTGACAAGAAAGCCACCGGACATGGAATCCAGAAACTTTCTCAAAACTCCAAGTACTCCTATTTCAACAAACTAAGAGCTGCACTAAAGCAAGCGGTGAAGGATGGTATCATTCCACACAATCCAGCAGAAGGAGTTGAAGCATTCAAGCAAGGAGAACCGGAAAGAGAGTTTTTAACACTGGAAGAGCTGCAAGCAGTTGTTAAAGCTGAATGTGAAATACCTCAGCTAAAAACCGCTTTCATTTTCTCATGCCTTACTGGCCTTCGTTGGTCAGATATAAATAAGCTTCTATGGTCCGAAGTGCAACACTCAAATGATATGGGCTACTACATTCGTTTCAGACAGAAGAAAACCAAAGGAGCGGAAACACTGCCTATCTCAGAGCAAGCCTTCGGTTTGCTTGGCGAACGCCAAGACAAAGACGAGCGAGTGTTTAAGGGATTGAAATACTCTGCCTGGCATAATCTCAAATTACAACAATGGGTAATGAGAGCTGGTATTACCAAGACGATAACCTTCCATTGCGCCCGTCACACCTATGCCACCTTACAGCTTACCGCAGGAACTGACATATACACGGTCTCAAAATTGCTTGGCCACAGGGAGTTGAAAACCACTCAGGTCTATGCCAAGATCATTGACGACAAGAAGAAAGAAGCAGCTAACAAAATCAAGTTGGATTTATGA
- a CDS encoding DUF6617 family protein, which yields MSTELDIYNRILFLDLRPWMISNVSEMKFKQDLNDLEKTYYQVQPSFELSFLNPLSNKRKYYTSLIDHEAIRFLNNLHKAVEEAVNDNEKKYHVHWALTRTLPQKLKELAQVLIERQYQEEQYQPKTGLSSQDKVLADESFIIHYLKHELVRLYMEIQEAYPSLLKQDPLTEEEIYYTYFEQTAPQPSVIVEATKKPLAKAAPIKPDSVETSTFQPISNDVRPEKKGILTFSTIIKNPNRFGSFESKLHEYGYIDADYNFTNKHGAKNELACIYLHLINKGYFNKRQFPGNKEIKDVAIRKFLDHRYATDIDKQFRTYRNDPDAVADYVDTQFWLTQLPNC from the coding sequence ATGAGCACCGAATTAGACATATACAACCGCATTCTATTCCTCGACCTTCGGCCTTGGATGATTAGCAATGTTTCTGAAATGAAGTTTAAACAGGATTTAAACGACCTTGAAAAGACCTATTATCAAGTACAACCGAGCTTTGAACTTTCTTTTCTCAATCCCCTATCCAACAAGCGGAAATACTACACCTCACTCATTGACCATGAAGCAATCCGCTTTCTCAACAACCTCCACAAAGCAGTTGAAGAAGCTGTCAACGATAACGAAAAGAAATACCATGTTCATTGGGCTTTGACCAGAACATTACCACAAAAACTCAAAGAGCTTGCTCAGGTATTAATTGAACGCCAGTACCAAGAAGAGCAATACCAACCCAAGACAGGATTATCCAGCCAGGACAAAGTCTTGGCTGATGAATCCTTTATCATTCATTACCTAAAACATGAATTGGTTAGGTTGTACATGGAGATTCAGGAAGCCTACCCAAGTTTGCTAAAGCAAGATCCGCTAACCGAAGAAGAAATCTATTACACCTACTTTGAGCAAACAGCACCTCAACCAAGTGTAATCGTTGAAGCAACCAAAAAACCACTGGCCAAAGCTGCACCTATCAAACCTGATTCGGTTGAAACCTCCACATTTCAGCCCATATCAAATGATGTTCGCCCTGAAAAGAAAGGCATTTTGACTTTCAGTACCATTATCAAAAACCCTAATCGCTTTGGCAGTTTTGAGAGCAAGCTGCATGAGTACGGTTACATTGATGCTGACTACAACTTCACAAATAAGCATGGAGCCAAGAACGAACTGGCATGCATCTACCTCCACTTAATCAATAAAGGCTACTTCAACAAAAGGCAGTTTCCGGGAAACAAGGAAATCAAGGATGTAGCTATTCGCAAGTTCTTAGATCACCGCTACGCTACTGATATTGACAAGCAATTCAGAACTTATCGGAATGACCCTGATGCTGTAGCGGATTATGTAGATACTCAGTTCTGGCTTACCCAATTACCCAATTGTTGA
- a CDS encoding helix-turn-helix domain-containing protein encodes MTEIIDLILKLSQEIKTIKAYLQQYQKTRLERFNESWIDGQDVMQSLHISKRTLQTLRDNGTLPYSRVNGKFFYKLSDIEKMLEANYQPSKSTGHGNK; translated from the coding sequence ATGACAGAGATTATTGATTTAATCCTGAAGCTCTCTCAGGAGATTAAGACCATAAAGGCATACTTGCAGCAATACCAAAAGACACGACTGGAGAGATTCAATGAATCGTGGATTGATGGACAAGATGTAATGCAGTCGCTCCATATCAGCAAGCGAACCTTGCAGACCCTTCGGGACAATGGAACACTACCATACAGCCGTGTAAATGGCAAATTCTTCTACAAGCTCTCTGACATTGAAAAGATGTTGGAAGCCAATTACCAACCTTCAAAATCCACAGGTCATGGAAATAAGTAG